Proteins encoded in a region of the Triticum dicoccoides isolate Atlit2015 ecotype Zavitan chromosome 3A, WEW_v2.0, whole genome shotgun sequence genome:
- the LOC119271782 gene encoding polyubiquitin 11-like: MRIFVETLAGKTVPVKVNPSDTIYIVKAKIQDQQRLTFNGEQLDDGRKLADYGVRDGSTLGLRLHPLHEKMKIHVVETLTGRAMNLAVTSSDTVNNVKAKIHEWHGFPKDQQCLIFANRQLDDEGSTLADLNICNNTTLLLVLHSRCLRGRMTIYVKTLRDKFYNLEVESADTIYNVKEKIWAKEGIPPDLQRLIFDRKLMEDDRTLATYNIQMYEVLYLGLNLRGGAKIFVRTLIGKTISLKVDSSDTTYIVNA; this comes from the exons atgcggattttcgtggagACTCTCGCCGGCAAGACGGTCCCCGTCAAGGTCAACCCATCAGACACCATCTACATTGTCAAGGCCAAGATCCAGGATCAGCAGCGCCTCACCTTCAATGGGGAGCAGCTGGACGACGGCCGCAAGCTGGCCGACTACGGCGTCCGTGACGGATCcacccttggcctccgcctccatcCGCTCCATGAGAAGATGAAGATCCATGTGGTCGAGACGCTAACGGGCAGGGCCATGAACCTTGCGGTGACGAGCTCAGATACAGTAAACAATGTCAAGGCCAAGATTCACGAGTGGCATGGCTTTCCCAAGGACCAGCAGTGCCTCATCTTCGCCAACAGACAGCTCGACGATGAAGGCAGCACCCTGGCGGACCTCAACATCTGCAACAACACcaccctcctcctcgtcctccacaGCCGGTGCCTGAGAGGGAGGATGACCATCTACGTGAAGACGTTAAGAGACAAATTCTATAATCTTGAGGTGGAAAGCGCAGATACGATATATAATGTCAAGGAGAAGATCTGGGCTAAGGAAGGCATTCCACCGGACCTGCAGCGCCTCATATTTGACCGCAAGTTAATGGAGGATGACCGTACCTTGGCAACGTACAATATTCAGATGTATGAAGTTCTCTATTTAGGGCTCAACCTACGTG gaggCGCG AAGATTTTTGTAAGGACTCTCATCGGCAAGACCATCTCCCTCAAGGTCGATTCATCAGACACCACATATATTGTCAACGCATAG
- the LOC119271030 gene encoding Bowman-Birk type wound-induced proteinase inhibitor WIP1-like: protein MKSSTLMAIMVLQAALVMGIFPGMCNSDVHATSLGESQVIDINPGRLGSCANCNFSFSGLYTCKSCAVVKKYPVMEFRCTDTFLGVCEPPRKKN, encoded by the coding sequence ATGAAAAGCAGCACGCTGATGGCGATCATGGTTCTCCAGGCCGCTCTGGTCATGGGGATCTTCCCAGGGATGTGCAACAGTGATGTACACGCAACATCCCTAGGCGAGAGCCAAGTGATCGACATCAACCCGGGTAGGCTGGGGAGCTGCGCCAACTGCAACTTCTCCTTCTCAGGTCTCTACACCTGCAAGAGTTGCGCTGTCGTGAAGAAGTACCCTGTCATGGAGTTCAGGTGCACTGACACCTTCCTCGGCGTGTGTGAACCCCCGCGCAAGAAGAACTGA